The following coding sequences lie in one Gorilla gorilla gorilla isolate KB3781 chromosome 5, NHGRI_mGorGor1-v2.1_pri, whole genome shotgun sequence genomic window:
- the LOC129534408 gene encoding uncharacterized protein yields the protein MIRPQSSMSKHIPQFCGVLGHTFMEFLKGSGDYCQAQHDLYADK from the exons ATGATTAGGCCACAATCTTCAATGAGTAAACATATTCCT caATTCTGTGGTGTTCTTGGTCACACATTTATGGAGTTTCTGAAGGGCAGTGGAGATTACTGCCAGGCACAGCACGACCTCTATGCAGACAAGTGA
- the PTP4A1 gene encoding protein tyrosine phosphatase type IVA 1 isoform X2, with product MARMNRPAPVEVTYKNMRFLITHNPTNATLNKFIEELKKYGVTTIVRVCEATYDTTLVEKEGIHVLDWPFDDGAPPSNQIVDDWLSLVKIKFREEPGCCIAVHCVAGLGRAPVLVALALIEGGMKYEDAVQFIRHGVELLTASNFCIWRSIVLKCGCVSKIPTVIETTVAFNKIGVPNATGSGT from the exons ATGGCTCGAATGAACCGCCCAGCTCCTGTGGAAGTCACATACAAGAACATGAGATTTCTTATTACACACAATCCAACCAATGCgaccttaaacaaatttatagag GAACTTAAGAAGTATGGAGTTACCACAATAGTAAGAGTATGTGAAGCAACTTATGACACTACTCTTGTGGAGAAAGAAGGTATCCATGTTCTT gattggcCTTTTGATGATGGTGCACCACCATCCAACCAGATTGTTGATGACTGGTTAAGTCTTGTGAAAATTAAGTTTCGTGAAGAACCTGGTTGTTGTATTGCTGTTCATTGCGTTGCAGGCCTTGGGAG AGCTCCAGTACTTGTTGCCCTAGCATTAATTGAAGGTGGAATGAAATACGAAGATGCAGTACAATTCATAAGACA CGGCGTGGAGCTTTTAACAGCAAGCAACTTTTGTATTTGGAGAAGTATCGTCCTAAAATGCGGCTGCGTTTCAAAGATTCCAACGGTCATAGAAACAACTGTTGCATTCAATAAAATTGGGGTGCCTAATGCTACTGGAAGTGGAACTTGA
- the PTP4A1 gene encoding protein tyrosine phosphatase type IVA 1 isoform X1, translating into MARMNRPAPVEVTYKNMRFLITHNPTNATLNKFIEELKKYGVTTIVRVCEATYDTTLVEKEGIHVLDWPFDDGAPPSNQIVDDWLSLVKIKFREEPGCCIAVHCVAGLGRAPVLVALALIEGGMKYEDAVQFIRQKRRGAFNSKQLLYLEKYRPKMRLRFKDSNGHRNNCCIQ; encoded by the exons ATGGCTCGAATGAACCGCCCAGCTCCTGTGGAAGTCACATACAAGAACATGAGATTTCTTATTACACACAATCCAACCAATGCgaccttaaacaaatttatagag GAACTTAAGAAGTATGGAGTTACCACAATAGTAAGAGTATGTGAAGCAACTTATGACACTACTCTTGTGGAGAAAGAAGGTATCCATGTTCTT gattggcCTTTTGATGATGGTGCACCACCATCCAACCAGATTGTTGATGACTGGTTAAGTCTTGTGAAAATTAAGTTTCGTGAAGAACCTGGTTGTTGTATTGCTGTTCATTGCGTTGCAGGCCTTGGGAG AGCTCCAGTACTTGTTGCCCTAGCATTAATTGAAGGTGGAATGAAATACGAAGATGCAGTACAATTCATAAGACA aaaGCGGCGTGGAGCTTTTAACAGCAAGCAACTTTTGTATTTGGAGAAGTATCGTCCTAAAATGCGGCTGCGTTTCAAAGATTCCAACGGTCATAGAAACAACTGTTGCATTCAATAA